The following coding sequences are from one Alosa alosa isolate M-15738 ecotype Scorff River chromosome 3, AALO_Geno_1.1, whole genome shotgun sequence window:
- the dnajc28 gene encoding dnaJ homolog subfamily C member 28, which translates to MSLCQKNTYPTMQFINYKNKRCSCKVCPTFASTGDPHPRWNDFCTSLKAATGAVQSIMSCSGLLCLHRGDLHRALLPLYCTLTVRVLSHGRRMSPSLKQSYRVLQLPVNEDSSQADVREAYLRMAKLYHPDSGAPTADAALFARIEEAYRAVLAHLARQKSALQYTQPAEEEDEEKNKGSAVAHRQYLSFEGVGTGTPSQRERRYQQFRVDRATDQVLEYRRKEMERSAADEGAMVERDMRLRSRQIKITQAVERLVEDLIQESMARGDFRNLSGSGKPLNKFEHNPYADPTTHNLNRILIDNGYQPEWIVTQKEIRERLAKLRSELLEARGRLGEPMRSHEQLRWQELCGNFAVDLAKLNKRVDTFNLIVPLLSRQMVHFSLKREVERALREDKEWREERRRRETELRQMERERERETTQARQDGRQGLLAWMQNLLK; encoded by the exons ATGTCCCTCTGCCAAAAAAATACATATCCCACGATGCAGTTCATCAATTACAAAAACAAACGCTGCTCATGCAAGGTATGTCCTACTTTTGCAAGCACCGGCGACCCACATCCAAGATGGAATGACTTCTGTACGTCTTTAaag GCTGCAACAGGCGCTGTCCAAAGCATCATGAGTTGCTCCGGTTTGCTGTGTCTGCACCGTGGGGACCTCCATCGTGCGTTGTTGCCCCTCTACTGCACCCTCACCGTCCGTGTCCTCAGCCATGGCCGCCGCATGAGCCCCAGCCTCAAGCAGAGCTACCGCGTATTGCAGCTGCCGGTAAATGAGGACAGCAGCCAAGCCGATGTGAGGGAGGCCTACCTCCGCATGGCCAAGCTCTACCACCCGGACTCTGGTGCGCCGACGGCCGACGCGGCTCTCTTCGCCCGCATCGAGGAGGCGTACCGAGCTGTGCTAGCGCACCTTGCGCGCCAGAAATCCGCGTTGCAGTACACCCAACCAGCTGAAGAGGAGGACGAAGAAAAGAACAAAGGCAGTGCTGTTGCCCACCGGCAATATCTCAGCTTCGAGGGGGTCGGCACCGGCACACCCAGCCAGCGGGAGCGCCGGTACCAGCAGTTCCGCGTGGACCGGGCCACGGACCAGGTGCTGGAGTACCGGCGCAAGGAGATGGAGCGTTCGGCGGCGGACGAGGGAGCCATGGTCGAGCGTGACATGCGCCTGCGCAGCCGGCAGATCAAGATCACGCAGGCGGTGGAGAGGCTGGTGGAGGACCTCATCCAAGAGTCGATGGCGCGCGGAGACTTCCGGAACCTGAGCGGCAGCGGCAAGCCGCTCAACAAGTTCGAGCACAACCCGTACGCCGACCCCACGACACACAACCTCAACCGCATCCTCATCGACAACGGCTACCAGCCCGAGTGGATCGTGACCCAGAAGGAGATCCGCGAGAGGCTGGCCAAGTTGCGGTCAGAGCTGCTGGAGGCCCGGGGCCGACTCGGGGAGCCCATGCGGTCCCACGAGCAGCTCCGGTGGCAGGAGCTGTGTGGGAACTTCGCCGTGGACCTGGCCAAGCTCAACAAGAGGGTGGACACGTTCAACTTGATCGTGCCCTTGCTCAGCCGGCAGATGGTCCACTTCAGCctgaagagagaggtggagcgGGCCTTGAGGGAGGACaaggaatggagggaggagaggaggaggagggagacagagttgaggcagatggagagagagagggagagggagacgacCCAGGCACGACAGGACGGCAGACAAGGACTGTTGGCATGGATGCAGAATCTATTGAAATAG
- the mab21l3 gene encoding protein mab-21-like 3 → MTDFTEEDLDHFLLNQVDLRHRLVSKTVEEVQKIMKDLTSEVSNKDARFLSIANSGVHNNDNVKDQPALLSKWTALLRGKYAFNPAIQVLTPTLFLISVPVKGLMGYKERRTRQWRYYSLTGSRLLSPVREPEKLHQWLELESFANASQEWQDAAVAIEGDIVPSKVATVFREQLEEAIKSCSLTGKVSILESVGSVVRVAVETSEMQVEAELVPTVELMNCWPKKGRWPRLLKRWPSAERARCIKSFGFNLMATSNYHWLLSFSRAEQVLLGSIDEDGGCRRKCYRVVRQLKEDVWCPGNKPVITTYHLQTLLFWTCEKYPGARDWRNLRESVLQLARKLLKCATQRYLRHYFVRSHNLLKYTNTNELDDMAKKIAEFLENPGTYIH, encoded by the exons ATGACAGACTTCACTGAAGAAGATTTAGACCACTTCCTGCTAAATCAG GTGGACCTGAGGCATCGGCTGGTGTCCAAAACAGTGGAAGAGGTCCAGAAGATAATGAAGGACCTCACGTCTGAAGTCAGTAATAAGGATGCTCGTTTCCTCTCCATTGCAAACTCTGGAGTTCATAACAATGACAACGTGAAA GATCAACCAGCATTATTGTCTAAATGGACAGCTCTACTGCGAGGAAAATATGCCTTCAACCCTGCAATTCAG GTTCTGACACCCACGCTGTTCCTGATCTCGGTTCCGGTGAAGGGACTGATGGGATACAAGGAGCGTCGGACGCGCCAGTGGCGATACTACTCGCTGACGGGCTCGCGGCTGCTCTCGCCCGTGCGCGAGCCCGAGAAGCTGCACCAGTGGCTGGAGCTGGAGAGCTTCGCCAATGCCTCGCAAGAGTGGCAGGACGCCGCCGTTGCCATCGAGGGCGACATCGTGCCCTCCAAGGTGGCCACCGTCTTCAGGGagcagctggaggaggccaTCAAGAGCTGCTCGCTCACAG ggAAAGTCAGCATCCTGGAGTCGGTGGGTTCGGTGGTGCGGGTTGCTGTGGAGACGTCGGAGATGCAGGTGGAGGCGGAGCTGGTGCCCACCGTGGAGCTGATGAATTGCTGGCCCAAGAAGGGCCGCTGGCCCCGCCTGCTCAAAAGATGGCCGTCTGCCGAGAGAGCCCGCTGCATAAAG tCTTTTGGCTTTAACCTGATGGCCACATCAAACTACCACTGGCTTTTGTCCTTCTCGCGGGCGGAGCAAGTGCTGTTGGGAAGCATCGATGAAGATGGAGGCTGCCGCCGGAAGTGTTATCGAGTTGTCCGGCAACTCAAAGAGGATGTGTGGTGTCCTGGCAACAAGCCTGTCATCACAACCTATCACTTGCAG ACACTGCTGTTCTGGACGTGTGAGAAGTACCCCGGGGCTCGCGACTGGAGGAACCTGCGGGAGAGCGTCCTGCAGCTGGCCAGGAAGCTGCTCAAGTGCGCCACCCAGCGCTACCTGCGCCACTACTTCGTGCGCTCGCACAACCTGCTCAAGTACACCAACACCAACGAGCTGGACGACATGGCCAAGAAGATCGCAGAGTTCCTGGAAAACCCAGGGACCTACATACACTGA